Genomic segment of Bacteroidales bacterium:
AACAGACGTTTTTAAAACCTGCCTCAAGCTGTCAATTGTTCTTGTTTGTTCTTTTGTGAATGGAACTTTTTCGGTTGCGATAGAAAAAGAAGTATGAAGTATGAGGTATGATGATGTAAGAAGAAATATGGTTGTTGTGAAAATATTTTTTTTCATGAATAAAAATATTAGAATGTAAAAATAGGAAATATATTCGAAATGAAAAGAAGGATGAGGTACGAAGTATGATTTTTTCATATCTCGATTTTTTTAATGACCAATGACTATTGGCTGATTGCATGAGAAAAAACATCGAATGACAAATTTCGAAATTCTTTCTTCTTCCTCGTATTTATCGCATATCAGGATTTCTCATTGTAATTTACAAAATAGCTCTTTGAACTATTTATAAATAATGCAGATTAAAAAAACTTTCATTAATTTTGTGAATAATAAAAGAAAAAATGGATAATAAAATAATTAAAAACATTTCGGTTTCGGATTTTGCAGCAGAAGGAAAATCAATTGCAAGAGTTGACGGGAAAGTGATTTTTATCGATAATGCTGTCCCAGGCGATATAGTTGATTTAATTATTTTTAAAGAAAAGAAAAACTTTTCAGAGGCAAAGGTTGGTAATTTTATAAAATATTCACCCGACAGGGTAGATGCGGTTTGTGAGCATTTTGGAATTTGCGGCGGTTGCAGATGGCAAAATCTGGATTATAAAGCACAACTCATATTTAAACAAAAACAGGTTGAAGATAATTTTCAAAGGATAGCAAAAATGGAAATTCCTGAAGTTTTAACTATAATTCCTTCCGATGAAGTTTATTTTTATCGCAATAAACTTGAGTTTAGTTTTTCAAATTACCGCTTTCTCACAAAAGAAGATGATTTGATTGATAGAGATTCGAAAAACCTCAGTGGACTTGGTTTTCATATAAAAAAACATTTTGACAAAGTACTTGATATTAAAAAATGTTATTTGCAAAAAGAACCATCAAATGACATAAGGCAATTCATAAAAGAGTATGCGCAAAAAAATAATCTTGAGTTTTTTGATATACGAAAAGGCGAGGGATTTTCAAGAACTTTAATTATCCGAACTTCAAACCTTGGCGAAGTAATGGTAATACTGGCTTTTTATTATGAGAACAAAGAAAATATTGAAAAACTTTTGAATAATTTGAATGAAAAATTTCCTGATATAACTTCTTTAAATTATGTTATAAACGGGAAAAAAAACGACACCATATCCGATTTGGAAATAATTGCATATAGGGGAAAGTCATACATAACCGAACAAATGGGAGATTTGAAATTTAAAATAGGTCCAAAATCTTTTTTTCAGACAAATTCTAAACAGGCATTAAAAATGTATGAAAAAGTCAAAGAGTTTGCTGGCATAAAAAATAATGAGGTCGTTTATGATTTATACACAGGAACAGGGACAATTGCTAATTTTATTGCTGCTCAAGCGATTAAAGTTATTGGAATTGAATATTTGGATACTGCTATTGAAGACGCTAAAGAGAATTCAAAAATTAATAAAATTGAAAACACCTATTTTTATAGCGGTGATGTCTTGAAAATCCTGAATGATGAATTTATTATAAATAATGGTGCTCCTGATATAATTATTACAGATCCGCCCAGAGCAGGAATGCATCCAAAAGTGGTAGAACAGATAAAAAAGATTTCATCAAATAAAATAATTTATGTAAGCTGCGATGCAGCTACGCAGGCAAGAGATATTGCTTTGCTTGCAGATTCTTACGAAATCGTTAAAATTCAACCAATAGACATGTTTCCTCATACACACCATATTGAAAATATTGTTTTACTTGAAAAGAAAAATCAGTAAATGGACAGGTCTGAAATATTGTTTTTACTGTTAAAAAATTTTTTCTGCGGAATAATTGCTCTTGTTTTTTTTATGGGAACCGGAAAATTGTTTTTTTCAATTTTTAAAACGGAACTTTATAATAAACAAAAAAAATATTTAAATCTTTTTCTTGAATTAGTTGCCGGTATTACAATTATTGTGGCTTCCTATGCAATGATACGAACCACTTTCAGAACAATAAATATTTTATTTCTGCTTTTATTTATTTTTTTTATTTACAAAAAATTATCGGGCAAACATAAGTTATTTAATAGCAAACTCGTATTCGATTTTCGTGACTTTGTAAAAAACATTTTAACTGTAATCATTCTTTTCTTTCCTGTTTATTTGTATCAGGAATATTTATTTCTTG
This window contains:
- the rlmD gene encoding 23S rRNA (uracil(1939)-C(5))-methyltransferase RlmD, translated to MDNKIIKNISVSDFAAEGKSIARVDGKVIFIDNAVPGDIVDLIIFKEKKNFSEAKVGNFIKYSPDRVDAVCEHFGICGGCRWQNLDYKAQLIFKQKQVEDNFQRIAKMEIPEVLTIIPSDEVYFYRNKLEFSFSNYRFLTKEDDLIDRDSKNLSGLGFHIKKHFDKVLDIKKCYLQKEPSNDIRQFIKEYAQKNNLEFFDIRKGEGFSRTLIIRTSNLGEVMVILAFYYENKENIEKLLNNLNEKFPDITSLNYVINGKKNDTISDLEIIAYRGKSYITEQMGDLKFKIGPKSFFQTNSKQALKMYEKVKEFAGIKNNEVVYDLYTGTGTIANFIAAQAIKVIGIEYLDTAIEDAKENSKINKIENTYFYSGDVLKILNDEFIINNGAPDIIITDPPRAGMHPKVVEQIKKISSNKIIYVSCDAATQARDIALLADSYEIVKIQPIDMFPHTHHIENIVLLEKKNQ